Within Fibrobacter sp., the genomic segment AGGTTTCAGAGCTGTCCTTCCGGCATCTCACAGTTTCAAATCCTATTCACTTGTTAACCTGAACGGACGGATTGTCCGGAGCGGACATATTTCTGCTCAGACAAGAAACATTGATTTTAAAAACCTGAACCAGGAAGTGATGATCCTGCGTCTTGAAGGAAAAGACGGTATGAGGGTTGTCCGACCTGCGGTTGTCAGATAATTTGTAAATTAACGAAGATGATTTTTTATGGTGAGCTTGTTTGAGCTCACCTTTTTTAATGCCCGGTAAAGGGTGCATTCGTTTGGTACAAGTCACACTCTCACAGTGTATATCTTTCCTATAAAACAGAAATCATTCATCCAGCCCCGGAAACGGGAAGCCGGTCCTGCTTTTAGAACCCGGGGAACTGCTTTATCTTACAGCATCGATAAGATCCCGTTCGCTCCATGTATACGCGGCCACTGCTATCGCGCGGGAGGGGAGATCTATCTCGTTTTTTATTGAAACCAGTTCATCGATACTGGAAAGGAAGATATCTGTAAGAGCGGGATCAAAGTGGGTACCTTTGCCTTTTTTGATGATTTCACAAGAGACATCGACAGGGTAAGATGATTTGTATGGTCGCTTTGAAGTAAGTGCGTCGAAGATATCACATAGTGCAACGATTCGTGCGTGTACAGGAATGGCTTCACCTTTAAGTCCCTCAGGATAACCGGTCCCATCCCATTTCTCATGATGATACAGGGCTATATCTCTGGCCAGCTTTAAAATCCGAGCCTTTGAATTTTGCAGGATTTCTGCGCCGATGATTGTGTGTTTTTTGACAATTTCGAACTCTTTCCTGGTAAGTCTGCCGTTTTTAAGGATTATTCTGTCAGGGATTCCGATTTTCCCCACATCGTGCATCGGAGTTGCGAAACGGATGTGTTCAACCTCCTCTTTGGAGAAATTCAGTTTTTCGGCGACCTTTGCACAGTAACGACTCATCCTGTGGATATGATTCCCGGTTTCGTTGTCTTTGTATTCACTTGCGAGGACAAGTCTGTGAATGGTGTCCTGGTAGGCGTTTTGGAGATCCCGGTTGGTTTTATTGAGGCTCTCAACAATGGTGCGCAGGTCCGAGGCATATTTCTCGAGCTGCTCATTGGTTATTGTAAGGGCTTTACGGTTTTCGGCAGACCGTTTACGCAACAGACTCAGTTTATCCCGGCAGACCTTCAGTTGGGTTCTTGACTTCTTAAGCCGCTTTTCCAGATCGATTCTCTTTTGCTTTTCCTTCATATAAAGAGCGTTCAGTCTGAGGAGCTCTTCACTGGAATAAGCGATTTCTTCCATATTCAATCCTTTAGAATCTGTTCGATTTTATCAATAAGAGTAAGGGGGCTGAATGGTTTCTCGATAAAGTCATCAGCACCTGCTCCAAGCGCATCCTCTTTCCGGCATTTCGGGGATCCGGTAAGTACAATCACACTGCATTCAGCAAGCCTGGGATTTTTTCTGATCTGTCTTGTTGCCTCCAGGCCATCGATACCCCCCGGCATCGCGAAATCCATGATAATAATGTCGGGATTATGTTTTGATGCCAGGTCTAAAGCTTGTGTACCGGTAGATGCTTCAATTACTCTGAGGTCCTCATACTCCAGAGTCATCCGGACCAGTTTTCTCAGTTCCTTGGTGTCATCAACAATAAGTATTGTCCGCATAGATCGATAAATTTTTGACAGAGTAAGATTTTTCCTACACACCCTAAGATTCATGATTTCAGAGTACAGGGATAAACCGACAGGGCAGAAGGGCAGGTAAAGACGGAAAAAACCGGACAGAAAAGTACAATTTGCCCGAAAAACAGGTAATCCGCGCCTCTGAGTCTATAATTGTACAAATATCTTATTTAAAAAATCAACTAATATTTTGACAAAGCACAATAATTTTGTATATTACCACATATTGTGTGCCATTCTGTATAAATGTACAATTTGTTGTATTTAGGCAGTAGATATGTATTTAAACAGATTCACCGATGTTATTCTCGACAGGCTGCCACGTCAGAAATGGAACTCTTTAAGCCGCTTTATCAGCTCTCTTACTATCCCCTGTATCGGTTCACCAATAAGATTCAGAACAAGAGGTTTTACTCTGAGAGAGTACGATTTGGAGAGCACACCGGGGGTAATTATTGAGCAATATTTCAAATTCTGCTATCCGCCTGATGAGATCCGGAATCCGGAAGAGGAGTTTGAAATAGACAAGCAGTATCTTCCCTCTGCCCAGACATTCATAGTGACCAGAGACAGCGATCAGAAAATCGTGGGATGTCTTCAACTGGTTTACCGATCAGAAAAGGTGAAACTGCCGGTGGAGTTTGCCCGGATTTTCAAAAATGAAAGCGGTAGATGTGAGAGTAGCAACGTTCTGGACTCTCTGCCAGCAGGAAAGAAAACGGAGTTTTACCGTTGCAGAAAGGGGAAGGATTTAACTGGAGCCGAATCTGCAATTGTGGTCCCTATGCTCTTTAAAGCCGGGTTTATCAAGACTATTCAGGAAAAAGTTGACTATTGCCTGCTTTCATATTATAAAGAGAACAGTATGCTTAGAAATTTATATACCAGAAAACTCGCATTTAAGCCCAGTGGAATATCTATCAAATACGCGAGATGTGATAAAGAATGGGAACTGTTGTTATTACCTACAACTTTTGTGTATAATGATTTTGCTTCGGTAAGTAAAACCCATTTCTATCTTATGACTTATTTCAGGAGTAATCTTAAAATTAATGAACAGGTGATTAGTAATTACCCGAAGAAACAGACACAAAAGTCTTCTGTTTTGATTTTGGATAGTGTGGTAGAAATAAAAAAAAGAAACAACTCTGTAAAGAGTAAAAACGAAGTTAAAGTTTGACTAATAGGAGTAATATGTCGAAACTGTTGTATTTAGTTAATCCCAGAGCGGATATAGAGTGCTATTTTGGCACTGATGTGTTTCGTGCAGCGACATTAGAATCTGTTGCATACTTTACAGACTTGGCAACAACCACCATAGCATCTCTTGCCAAACCATTTCTCAATGTAAAGTTATGTGAAGAAGAGATTTTTCCTGTTGACTTTGATATTGATGCTGATTTTATAGGCATAACTGGAAAGATTTCACAGCGAAAAGGGATGATTCGGATTGCTGAAGAGTTCCGTAAACGTGGAAAGGTGATTATTATAGGTGGCCCTTATGCTACTTTGAATCCTGAATCTGTGCGACCGTACTGTGATATTCTTGTTCATGGTGAACTGGAAAACATCTCAGCCAGTTTATTCTCTGATCTTGTCAATGGCTCCTGGAAAAATGAATACTTCGGCACCCCTTCAGATCTGACAAATAGCCCTGTGCCGGATCTGTCACTCTATCCTAACAGCAGAGCCGTATCTGGTGCGATTCAGATTTCAAGAGGATGCCCGTTTAACTGTGACTTCTGTGAGGTAGTACAGTACCTTGGGAAAAAACAGAGATACAAACCGGTTGATAGTATAATAAGAGAGCT encodes:
- a CDS encoding HD domain-containing protein; this encodes MEEIAYSSEELLRLNALYMKEKQKRIDLEKRLKKSRTQLKVCRDKLSLLRKRSAENRKALTITNEQLEKYASDLRTIVESLNKTNRDLQNAYQDTIHRLVLASEYKDNETGNHIHRMSRYCAKVAEKLNFSKEEVEHIRFATPMHDVGKIGIPDRIILKNGRLTRKEFEIVKKHTIIGAEILQNSKARILKLARDIALYHHEKWDGTGYPEGLKGEAIPVHARIVALCDIFDALTSKRPYKSSYPVDVSCEIIKKGKGTHFDPALTDIFLSSIDELVSIKNEIDLPSRAIAVAAYTWSERDLIDAVR
- a CDS encoding response regulator; this translates as MRTILIVDDTKELRKLVRMTLEYEDLRVIEASTGTQALDLASKHNPDIIIMDFAMPGGIDGLEATRQIRKNPRLAECSVIVLTGSPKCRKEDALGAGADDFIEKPFSPLTLIDKIEQILKD